In Nonlabens agnitus, the DNA window ATAAAAATCATTGATCCACGTGGCTTTAAATTTTAAATAAATACCGCGATTGCTATTCTCGTCTGGACTGTGATATCTTTCAGAGTTTATATCATGATAAAATATCAAGATCAAGGAAATCGCAAGAAAAGAATTCTTCAGAAACTCGGCCAATTATCACAAAGTAGCATTCAATAATTTCATGAACGCACCAATCTTACTGGGCTCAAGCCACCTGGTGACAACCACTAGGTCATTCTTACGATCTACCACGATAAAATTCCCGCCAAAACCAGCGGCATAAAACACCTCTTTATCCACGCCATCCCATTGTCGTTTGCCATCTGCATTGAGCCACCACATAAAACCGTAATTAGGCTCTGGTGTGGAAGAAGTTGTGGCCATCTTTATCCATTCTTTGGAGATCAGTTGTTCGTTCTTCCACTTACCGTTATTGGAAAACAGTAAACCAAATCGCGCCATATCTTCAGTATTGATAAACAAACCAGCACCGCTGTGGCCTCCGCCAGTAACGCTCTTCATTTGCAGACCGTCGATCGTTTCCCATGCGTCATCATAACCGTACCAGCGCCAGGATCTAGAAGCGCCTATCTTGTCCATAATTCTGTTTCTTAGCACAAGTGGCAGCGGCTCTCTTAAAACTTGTAGTAAACTATAGGCCAGCACATTGACACGCACATCGTTGTATTCCATGACGGTACCAGGCGTGGCAGGCGCTGCATATTGCCAGTCATCCACATCACCATCTCGTGGTGGCCGGTCTGCCCAGTCCTTACCGCCATACAAGGTTCCTTGCCAGGCGCTATTTTGCTGTAATAATTGTCTCCATGTGATTTGGGAATTATGCCTTCCCGCAAAGGTGCCGTCCCATACATAATCAGCTACCGTGTTATTGACATTTTTGATCAATCCATCATCCACAGCGAGTCCAGCAACCGTGGATAGGAAACTTTTGGTCACTGAAAATGTCATGTCTACACGCTTAGTGTCGCCCCAACTTGCTACCAATTTCCCATTCTTTAGAATCATGCC includes these proteins:
- a CDS encoding serine hydrolase domain-containing protein, whose translation is MKSTFLFMLMAIGTSAQQTYFPERHAIWQQISVQDAGMDPEKLDDVIAFAKANEYSGSRDLRIAILDGFKSEPFHEILGPTKKRGGPAGMILKNGKLVASWGDTKRVDMTFSVTKSFLSTVAGLAVDDGLIKNVNNTVADYVWDGTFAGRHNSQITWRQLLQQNSAWQGTLYGGKDWADRPPRDGDVDDWQYAAPATPGTVMEYNDVRVNVLAYSLLQVLREPLPLVLRNRIMDKIGASRSWRWYGYDDAWETIDGLQMKSVTGGGHSGAGLFINTEDMARFGLLFSNNGKWKNEQLISKEWIKMATTSSTPEPNYGFMWWLNADGKRQWDGVDKEVFYAAGFGGNFIVVDRKNDLVVVTRWLEPSKIGAFMKLLNATL